The Gordonibacter urolithinfaciens genome contains a region encoding:
- a CDS encoding glycosyltransferase family 2 protein, with protein sequence MKTISFAVPCYNSADYMDACIESILKCGDDIEIIIVDDGSTKDDTAAKADAWAERHPGIVKAVHQENGGHGQAVNTGLANATGRYFKVVDSDDWLDEAAMREIMAYLRRQNELEDATDLVIGNYVYEKVSEGSRTVMHYRNVFPEGREFGWDEVGHFGQSQYLLMHSVVYRTELLRDMGLELPKHTFYVDNIFVYVPLPHVRTIYYRDVDMYRYYIGREDQSVNESVMKGRIDQQLRVTRLMIDAVQLPDAVPEKRLERYMENYLSMMMCICSIFLRMIGTDEAEDKREGIWDYLKEKNPEVYRRIRRSVLNMGTNLPTELGRKIGITGYRMAQKIFKFN encoded by the coding sequence GTGAAGACCATCTCCTTCGCCGTGCCGTGCTACAACTCGGCCGATTACATGGACGCGTGCATCGAGTCCATCTTGAAGTGCGGCGACGACATAGAGATCATCATCGTGGACGACGGCTCGACGAAGGACGACACCGCCGCCAAGGCCGATGCGTGGGCGGAGCGGCACCCCGGCATCGTCAAGGCCGTGCACCAGGAGAACGGCGGGCACGGCCAGGCCGTGAACACGGGCCTGGCGAACGCCACGGGGCGCTACTTCAAGGTGGTGGATTCCGACGACTGGCTCGACGAGGCCGCCATGCGCGAGATCATGGCCTACCTGCGCCGCCAGAACGAGCTGGAGGACGCCACCGACCTCGTGATCGGCAACTACGTGTACGAGAAGGTGTCCGAGGGCTCGCGCACCGTCATGCACTACCGCAACGTGTTCCCCGAGGGACGCGAGTTCGGCTGGGACGAGGTGGGGCACTTCGGCCAGAGCCAGTACCTGCTCATGCACTCGGTGGTCTACCGCACCGAGCTTCTGCGCGACATGGGCCTGGAGCTGCCGAAGCACACGTTCTACGTGGACAACATCTTCGTGTACGTGCCGCTGCCGCACGTGCGCACCATCTACTACCGCGACGTGGACATGTACCGCTACTACATAGGCCGCGAGGACCAGAGCGTGAACGAGAGCGTCATGAAGGGCCGCATCGACCAGCAGCTGCGCGTCACGCGCCTCATGATCGACGCCGTGCAGCTGCCCGACGCCGTTCCCGAGAAGCGCCTGGAGCGCTACATGGAGAACTACCTGTCCATGATGATGTGCATCTGCTCCATCTTCCTGCGCATGATAGGCACCGACGAGGCCGAGGACAAGCGCGAGGGCATCTGGGACTACCTCAAGGAGAAGAACCCCGAGGTCTACCGGCGCATCCGCCGCAGCGTGCTGAACATGGGCACGAACCTGCCCACCGAGCTGGGCCGCAAGATCGGCATCACCGGCTACCGCATGGCCCAGAAGATATTCAAGTTCAACTAG
- the murB gene encoding UDP-N-acetylmuramate dehydrogenase, translated as MDEALLEQLRGIVGVEGVHCGAPLAEMTTFRIGGPAECCVEPRTEDEVRAVAAACRRAGARFRVLGLGSDVLAADEGVRGIVVRLAENLAALEVDGETVRAQAGCANADVARAACAAGLAGYEFACGIPGTVGGAAIMNAGAYGGEFKDVCTSVRCLAPDGSVEDVDAERAEWSYRHSMMGAAGYVVLAATLVLRRDDPAAIQARMDDLARRRAEKQPLELPSAGSTFKRPEGCFVGQLVQEAGLRGYRVGGAQVSEKHTGFVVNAGARRPPTCGGSSPTCRRACARARAWSSCPRCACGGSRKWKRKRKAVHEDKPCHPARLRLRVVR; from the coding sequence GTGGACGAAGCGCTCCTGGAGCAGTTGCGCGGCATCGTGGGCGTGGAGGGCGTGCATTGCGGCGCGCCCTTGGCGGAGATGACGACGTTTCGCATCGGCGGCCCCGCCGAGTGCTGCGTGGAGCCGCGCACCGAGGACGAGGTGCGCGCCGTGGCGGCGGCCTGCCGCCGGGCGGGCGCGCGCTTCCGGGTGCTGGGGCTGGGAAGCGACGTGCTGGCGGCCGACGAGGGCGTGCGCGGCATCGTGGTGCGCCTGGCCGAGAACCTCGCGGCGCTCGAGGTGGACGGCGAGACGGTGCGCGCGCAGGCGGGGTGCGCGAACGCCGACGTCGCCCGCGCCGCGTGTGCGGCGGGGCTCGCGGGCTACGAGTTCGCCTGCGGCATCCCGGGCACGGTGGGGGGAGCCGCCATCATGAACGCGGGCGCCTACGGCGGCGAGTTCAAGGACGTGTGCACCTCGGTGCGCTGCCTGGCCCCCGACGGCAGCGTGGAGGACGTGGACGCCGAACGGGCGGAATGGTCGTACCGGCACTCCATGATGGGCGCGGCAGGCTACGTGGTGCTGGCCGCCACGCTGGTCCTGCGCCGCGACGACCCGGCCGCCATCCAGGCGCGCATGGACGACCTGGCGCGCCGGCGCGCCGAGAAGCAGCCGCTCGAGCTGCCGAGCGCCGGCAGCACGTTCAAGCGCCCCGAAGGATGCTTCGTGGGCCAGCTCGTGCAGGAGGCGGGCCTGCGCGGATACCGCGTGGGCGGCGCCCAGGTGTCGGAGAAGCACACGGGCTTCGTGGTGAACGCGGGGGCGCGACGGCCGCCGACGTGCGGCGGCTCATCGCCGACGTGCAGGCGCGCGTGCGCGAGAGCGCGGGCGTGGAGCTCGTGCCCGAGGTGCGCCTGTGGGGGTTCGAGGAAATGGAAGAGAAAGAGGAAAGCCGTTCATGAAGATAAACCATGCCATCCTGCACGTCTTCGACTTCGTGTCGTGCGTTAA
- a CDS encoding histidine triad nucleotide-binding protein, whose translation MRKEDCLFCKIVAGEIPSTKVYEDERVLAFEDVSPQMPVHTLIVPKDHYDNIGDGVPDEELGYLFNMVRKVADIKGIAESGYRVIVNTNDDAQQSVHHLHVHVLGGAPMNSGDPSRK comes from the coding sequence ATGCGCAAGGAAGACTGCCTGTTCTGCAAGATAGTGGCGGGGGAGATCCCGTCGACGAAGGTGTACGAGGACGAGCGGGTGCTCGCGTTCGAGGACGTGAGCCCGCAGATGCCGGTGCACACGCTCATCGTGCCGAAGGACCACTACGACAACATCGGCGACGGCGTGCCGGACGAGGAGCTGGGCTACCTGTTCAACATGGTGCGCAAGGTGGCCGACATCAAGGGCATCGCCGAGAGCGGCTACCGCGTGATCGTGAACACGAACGACGACGCGCAGCAGTCGGTGCACCACCTGCACGTGCACGTGCTGGGCGGCGCCCCCATGAACTCGGGCGACCCTTCGCGGAAGTAG
- the pta gene encoding phosphate acetyltransferase: protein MSAFLDSMLARAKGDLQTIVLPEGDDERTLQAAERILAEGVANLVILGDAAAIEASPYALDGARIVDVRTAAERAEFAAALYELRRHKGLTPEQAEALMDDVLYFGVMMVKQGLADGMVAGACHATGDVLRPSLQILKTAPGVKLVSSFFVMCVPDCDLGANGTFLFSDCGLEVQPDSERLAHIAVNSAKSWETLMGEEARVALLSHSTHGSAKNADAAKVVEATEIARELAPDLALDGELQLDAAIIGSVGASKAPGSPVAGRANVLVFPDLDAGNIGYKLVQRLARAEAYGPVTQGIAAPVNDLSRGCSADDIVGVIAITCVQAQAKAAE, encoded by the coding sequence ATGAGTGCATTTCTTGATTCCATGCTGGCCCGCGCCAAGGGCGACCTGCAGACGATCGTGCTGCCCGAGGGCGACGACGAGCGCACGCTGCAGGCGGCCGAGCGCATCTTGGCCGAAGGGGTTGCGAACCTCGTCATCCTGGGCGATGCCGCGGCCATCGAGGCGAGCCCCTACGCGCTGGACGGCGCCCGCATCGTAGACGTGCGCACGGCCGCCGAGCGCGCCGAGTTCGCCGCCGCCCTCTACGAGCTGCGCCGCCACAAGGGCCTGACGCCCGAGCAGGCCGAGGCCCTCATGGACGACGTGCTGTACTTCGGCGTGATGATGGTGAAGCAGGGCTTGGCCGACGGCATGGTGGCCGGCGCCTGCCACGCCACGGGCGACGTGCTGCGCCCGAGCCTGCAGATACTCAAGACCGCGCCCGGCGTGAAGCTGGTCAGCTCGTTCTTCGTCATGTGCGTGCCCGACTGCGACTTGGGCGCGAACGGCACGTTCCTGTTCTCCGACTGCGGCCTGGAGGTGCAGCCCGACAGCGAGAGGCTGGCGCACATCGCCGTGAACTCCGCGAAGTCGTGGGAGACCCTCATGGGCGAGGAGGCCCGCGTGGCGCTGCTCTCGCATTCGACCCATGGCTCGGCCAAGAACGCCGACGCCGCCAAGGTGGTGGAGGCGACCGAGATCGCACGCGAGCTGGCGCCGGACCTGGCGTTGGACGGCGAGCTGCAGCTCGACGCGGCCATCATCGGCTCCGTGGGCGCGTCGAAGGCGCCCGGCTCCCCCGTGGCCGGCCGCGCGAACGTGCTCGTGTTCCCCGACCTGGACGCCGGCAACATCGGCTACAAGCTCGTGCAGCGCCTCGCCCGCGCCGAGGCGTACGGCCCCGTCACCCAGGGCATCGCCGCGCCGGTGAACGACCTGTCGCGCGGCTGCTCCGCCGATGACATCGTGGGCGTCATCGCCATCACCTGCGTGCAGGCCCAGGCGAAAGCCGCCGAATAG
- the xseB gene encoding exodeoxyribonuclease VII small subunit, whose product METGDRKPVEELTFREAMGELDGIVRVLESNSLELEDSLVSYERGVSLLRALQGRLNEAQQKVEVLMGELEGEVDDATRDATLS is encoded by the coding sequence ATGGAGACCGGTGATCGCAAGCCCGTCGAGGAGCTGACGTTCCGCGAGGCCATGGGCGAGCTCGACGGCATCGTGCGGGTTCTGGAGAGCAACTCGCTGGAGCTCGAGGACAGCCTGGTCAGCTACGAGCGCGGCGTGTCTTTGCTGCGCGCGCTGCAGGGCCGCCTGAACGAGGCGCAGCAGAAGGTCGAGGTGCTGATGGGCGAGCTCGAGGGCGAGGTGGACGACGCCACGCGCGACGCCACGCTGTCGTAG
- the glf gene encoding UDP-galactopyranose mutase, with the protein MGVQYCDFKDVDIDEVDALVVGSGFAGGVMARELAERGGKRVLVVEKRPHIGGNMYDEADEAGILVHRYGPHIFHTNDERAFDYVRRFTEWRDYQHEVLADWYGTYLPVPFNKNSMEIAFGEEKAARLTEKLVDTFGDERKVTITELRAQDDPELSEIADFVYKNVFLYYTQKQWGLTPEEVDPSVTARVPVFVSRDNRYFQDAFQGMPLHGYTPLFERMLDHENIQVCLGVEAESVFDLEFESDDEDAPLSAINVKDRPFTGPIVYTGPLDELFLSRFGRLPYRSLDFVYETHDADHVLPCGTVNFTVTEDYTRITEFKYLTGQEADKTTIMKEYSHSYDDPKTQTPYYAIINDENAAHYERYRALTKSLPNFHPLGRLAEYRYYNMDVIIGRALALADELVG; encoded by the coding sequence ATGGGTGTGCAGTACTGCGATTTCAAGGACGTCGATATCGACGAGGTGGACGCCCTCGTCGTGGGAAGCGGGTTCGCGGGCGGCGTCATGGCGCGCGAGCTGGCCGAGCGCGGCGGCAAGCGCGTGCTCGTGGTGGAGAAGCGCCCGCACATCGGCGGCAACATGTACGACGAGGCCGACGAGGCCGGCATCCTCGTGCACCGCTACGGGCCGCACATCTTCCACACCAACGACGAGCGCGCCTTCGACTACGTGCGCCGCTTCACCGAATGGCGCGACTACCAGCACGAGGTGCTGGCCGACTGGTACGGCACCTACCTGCCCGTGCCGTTCAACAAGAACTCCATGGAGATCGCCTTCGGCGAGGAGAAGGCCGCGCGCCTCACGGAGAAGCTCGTGGACACGTTCGGCGACGAGCGCAAGGTGACCATCACCGAGCTGCGCGCCCAAGACGACCCGGAGCTCTCCGAGATCGCCGACTTCGTCTACAAGAACGTGTTCCTCTACTACACGCAGAAGCAATGGGGCCTCACGCCCGAGGAGGTTGACCCCTCCGTCACGGCGCGCGTGCCCGTGTTCGTGTCGCGCGACAACCGCTACTTCCAGGACGCCTTCCAGGGCATGCCGCTGCACGGCTACACCCCGCTGTTCGAGCGCATGCTCGACCACGAGAACATCCAGGTGTGCCTGGGCGTGGAGGCGGAGAGCGTGTTCGACCTGGAGTTCGAAAGCGACGACGAGGACGCTCCGCTGTCCGCCATCAACGTCAAGGATCGCCCGTTCACGGGGCCCATCGTCTACACCGGGCCGCTGGACGAGCTCTTCCTGTCGCGCTTCGGCCGCCTGCCGTACCGCAGCCTGGACTTCGTGTACGAGACGCACGACGCCGACCACGTGCTGCCCTGCGGCACGGTGAACTTCACCGTGACCGAGGACTACACGCGCATCACGGAGTTCAAGTACCTCACGGGCCAGGAGGCCGACAAGACCACCATCATGAAGGAGTACAGCCACTCCTACGACGACCCCAAGACGCAGACGCCGTACTACGCCATCATCAACGACGAGAACGCCGCGCACTACGAGCGCTACCGCGCGCTGACGAAGTCGCTGCCGAACTTCCACCCGTTGGGCCGGTTGGCCGAGTACCGCTACTACAACATGGACGTCATCATCGGGCGCGCGCTGGCGCTGGCAGACGAGCTGGTGGGGTAG
- a CDS encoding OPT/YSL family transporter, whose product MQALKGQLTLRGVAIGCVGCAIITAASAYTALKMGALPWPIIFAAIISLFFLKALGHTNLNEANVTHTVMSAGAMVAGGLAFTIPGAWMLGHAAEIDWFQMLAVALAGVVLGLVCTALLRRHFIEDAELEYPIGQAAAQTLVAGDSGGSTGKKLFGAMGLAGLFTALRDGLGAIPSLLFGNVALPGVAFGVYLSPMLLAVGFLVGTGAVAVWFAGALIGNFGIVVGGTAAGLWDVAAAQGIVSSLGMGVMMGCGVGVIAKNILSKAVSLVRDTRGSVAVARVDAASPAAADEAAATAAPGARHRRRLTAGLAALAVAAVALLACFALGLGAVPSVIVVLLAFVTCAMSAQSVGQTGIDPMEIFGLIVLLAVAALSDVAQVQLFFVAGVVAVACGLAGDIMNDFKAGHVLGTDPRAQWIGQAVGGVLGAVVAVAVMAVLLAAYGPDAFGLQGTFVAAQASVVATMVAGIPSVPAFLVGLAVGFALYLLGAPAMMLGLGIYLPFYMSLTAFLGAMAKMAYDAVCARRRAKLPPDEAAARLKAQDETGLVVASGLLGGESVVGVVIALAAVAAGLGA is encoded by the coding sequence ATGCAAGCCTTGAAGGGGCAACTGACCTTGCGCGGCGTCGCCATCGGGTGCGTCGGCTGCGCGATCATCACCGCGGCATCGGCCTACACGGCCCTCAAGATGGGGGCGCTTCCCTGGCCCATCATCTTCGCCGCCATCATCTCCCTGTTCTTCCTGAAAGCCCTCGGGCACACGAACCTGAACGAGGCGAACGTCACGCACACGGTCATGTCGGCCGGCGCCATGGTGGCGGGCGGGCTGGCTTTCACCATTCCCGGCGCCTGGATGCTCGGGCACGCCGCCGAGATCGACTGGTTCCAGATGCTGGCCGTGGCGCTGGCGGGCGTGGTGCTGGGCCTCGTGTGCACGGCCCTGCTGCGCCGGCACTTCATCGAGGACGCCGAGCTGGAGTACCCCATTGGCCAGGCGGCCGCGCAGACGCTCGTCGCGGGCGACTCCGGCGGCTCCACCGGCAAGAAGCTGTTCGGCGCCATGGGGCTGGCGGGCCTGTTCACGGCGCTGCGGGACGGGCTGGGCGCCATCCCCTCCCTGCTGTTCGGCAACGTGGCCCTGCCGGGCGTGGCGTTCGGAGTGTACCTCTCCCCCATGCTCCTGGCCGTGGGCTTCCTCGTGGGCACCGGCGCGGTGGCCGTATGGTTCGCCGGGGCGCTCATCGGCAACTTCGGCATCGTCGTGGGCGGCACGGCGGCGGGGCTCTGGGACGTGGCCGCGGCGCAGGGCATCGTATCGAGCCTGGGGATGGGCGTTATGATGGGCTGCGGCGTGGGCGTCATCGCGAAGAACATCCTGTCGAAGGCCGTCTCGCTCGTCAGGGACACGCGCGGCTCGGTGGCCGTGGCCCGCGTTGACGCCGCCTCGCCGGCCGCCGCCGACGAGGCGGCGGCGACGGCGGCCCCGGGCGCCCGCCATCGCCGCCGCCTCACCGCGGGACTCGCGGCGCTGGCCGTGGCCGCCGTGGCGCTGCTCGCGTGCTTCGCGCTGGGGCTCGGCGCGGTGCCGAGCGTCATCGTGGTGCTGCTCGCGTTCGTGACCTGCGCCATGAGCGCGCAGAGCGTGGGCCAGACCGGCATCGACCCCATGGAGATCTTCGGCCTCATCGTGCTCTTGGCCGTGGCCGCCCTCTCCGACGTGGCGCAGGTGCAGCTGTTCTTCGTGGCCGGCGTGGTGGCTGTGGCGTGCGGCCTGGCGGGCGACATCATGAACGACTTCAAGGCGGGGCACGTGCTGGGAACGGACCCGCGGGCGCAGTGGATCGGGCAGGCCGTGGGAGGCGTGCTGGGCGCCGTGGTGGCCGTGGCCGTCATGGCAGTGCTCCTGGCCGCCTACGGGCCCGACGCGTTCGGCCTGCAGGGCACGTTCGTCGCGGCGCAGGCATCCGTCGTGGCCACCATGGTGGCGGGCATCCCCTCGGTGCCGGCGTTCCTTGTCGGCCTGGCCGTCGGCTTCGCGCTCTACCTGCTGGGCGCGCCGGCCATGATGCTGGGCCTGGGCATCTACCTGCCGTTCTACATGTCCCTCACCGCGTTCCTCGGCGCCATGGCGAAGATGGCCTACGATGCCGTGTGTGCGCGTCGCCGCGCGAAGCTGCCGCCCGACGAGGCGGCCGCGCGGCTCAAGGCGCAGGACGAGACAGGGCTCGTGGTGGCAAGCGGCCTGCTGGGCGGCGAGTCGGTCGTGGGCGTGGTCATAGCCCTGGCCGCCGTCGCGGCCGGATTGGGGGCGTAA
- a CDS encoding type III pantothenate kinase — protein MGTDAREAVGGERAGGLLAVDVGNTVTRLGLFDGGGLVATWEATTPERCTSDEARLVVTGFLDALARRRGAGKGDAAAVAGACRPADAILSCVVPDLVDVWARALHAECGRRALVVGPGLKTGIRMRYRDPAEVGPDRVADLAAALADYGGPLVVVDLGTTTNFEVLDAEGTFVGGIIAPGLALGAKALAQAAARLPRVELKAPASVIGTSTREAMQAGVVMGEVARIDGLVDLVLSELGCEAPVVVTGADATAMAALLRHEARADDTLTLRGLRRLYELNRRR, from the coding sequence ATGGGAACGGATGCGCGTGAGGCGGTCGGCGGCGAGCGGGCCGGCGGCCTGCTGGCGGTCGACGTGGGAAACACCGTCACGCGGCTGGGGCTGTTCGACGGCGGGGGGCTCGTGGCAACGTGGGAGGCCACCACGCCGGAGCGGTGCACGTCCGACGAGGCGCGCCTCGTGGTGACGGGCTTCCTCGATGCGCTCGCGCGCCGCAGGGGCGCCGGGAAGGGGGATGCGGCCGCCGTAGCCGGGGCGTGCCGGCCGGCCGACGCCATCCTCTCGTGCGTCGTGCCCGACCTCGTGGACGTGTGGGCCCGGGCCCTGCACGCGGAGTGCGGGCGCCGGGCGCTCGTGGTGGGCCCCGGCCTGAAGACGGGCATCAGGATGCGCTACCGCGACCCCGCCGAGGTGGGTCCCGACCGCGTAGCCGACCTGGCGGCCGCACTGGCCGACTACGGCGGGCCTCTCGTGGTGGTGGACCTGGGCACGACGACGAACTTCGAGGTGCTGGACGCCGAGGGCACGTTCGTGGGCGGCATCATCGCGCCGGGGCTGGCGCTGGGCGCGAAGGCGCTCGCGCAGGCTGCCGCGCGCCTGCCGCGTGTGGAGCTGAAGGCGCCGGCGTCCGTCATCGGCACGTCCACGCGCGAGGCCATGCAGGCCGGCGTGGTCATGGGCGAGGTCGCGCGCATCGACGGGCTGGTGGACCTGGTGCTGAGCGAGCTCGGCTGCGAGGCGCCGGTGGTGGTGACGGGCGCGGACGCGACCGCCATGGCAGCGCTGCTGCGCCACGAGGCGCGGGCCGACGACACGCTCACGCTGCGCGGCCTGCGGCGCCTCTACGAGCTGAACCGGAGGAGGTGA
- the xseA gene encoding exodeoxyribonuclease VII large subunit, with product MGDRGEGTRAALADALERARAATAGSSAADSCAAAPVGGPARGGHEAGAGGASAALSVSAAMALAKGALEGVVVRLVGEVSETSSKRGYKAVYFTVKDADAALPCMMWMGRYKASGVDLAVGQLVELTGRFTLYAAKGRMNFDVFSIELAGEGRLRAQVAALARKLEAEGLMDPARKLPIPQFPLTIGIVTSPRGDAVHDMLRTLRNRFPVARVFVAGVQVEGAQAAASIVEGMRCMYRAGVEVMLVGRGGGSYEDMMPFNDEALARAIAACPIPVVTGIGHEPDTFIADMVADRRASTPTYAAMAVTPTRESLAELFCAHARSLSMSAGRAVERAAAEVRRCAERPVLRDPNLLLAAPMQGVDLASERLFRAIPANLERDRATLDRQRERLARLLPEGVARERAALERYRERLLPALPANLERDRVQVGHARQRLASLGPGLVPRFGQQAALAAARLEDLSPLSVLGRGYAIARTQEGAVAKRVEDAPPGSALEVTVSDGVLACRVESARREDIEMILWEDEDNGDR from the coding sequence ATGGGGGATCGAGGAGAAGGGACGCGCGCGGCCCTGGCCGACGCGCTCGAGCGGGCGCGCGCCGCGACGGCCGGCTCCTCCGCGGCCGACTCGTGCGCTGCCGCGCCTGTGGGCGGCCCTGCGCGCGGAGGGCACGAGGCGGGCGCCGGGGGCGCGTCTGCGGCGCTCTCCGTCTCCGCGGCCATGGCCCTTGCGAAGGGCGCGCTCGAGGGCGTGGTCGTGCGCCTGGTGGGCGAGGTGTCCGAGACGAGCAGCAAGCGCGGCTACAAGGCCGTGTACTTCACGGTGAAGGATGCCGACGCCGCGCTGCCCTGCATGATGTGGATGGGCCGCTACAAGGCCTCGGGCGTGGATCTGGCCGTGGGGCAGCTGGTCGAGCTGACCGGCAGGTTCACGCTGTACGCGGCCAAGGGCCGCATGAACTTCGACGTGTTCTCGATCGAGCTTGCCGGCGAGGGGCGCCTGCGCGCCCAGGTGGCGGCGCTCGCGCGCAAGCTGGAGGCCGAGGGGCTCATGGACCCGGCGCGCAAGCTGCCCATCCCGCAGTTCCCGCTGACCATCGGCATCGTCACCTCGCCGCGCGGCGACGCCGTGCACGACATGCTGCGCACGCTGCGCAACCGCTTCCCCGTGGCGCGCGTGTTCGTGGCGGGCGTGCAGGTGGAGGGCGCCCAGGCCGCCGCCAGCATCGTGGAGGGCATGCGCTGCATGTACCGCGCCGGCGTGGAGGTCATGCTGGTCGGGCGCGGCGGCGGGTCCTACGAGGACATGATGCCCTTCAACGACGAGGCCCTGGCGCGCGCCATCGCGGCGTGCCCCATCCCCGTGGTCACCGGCATCGGGCACGAGCCGGACACGTTTATCGCCGACATGGTGGCCGACCGGCGCGCCTCCACGCCCACCTACGCGGCCATGGCCGTCACGCCCACGCGCGAGAGCCTGGCGGAGCTGTTCTGCGCGCATGCCCGCTCGCTGTCCATGAGCGCCGGGCGCGCCGTGGAGCGGGCGGCCGCCGAGGTGCGCCGCTGCGCCGAGCGCCCCGTGCTCCGGGACCCGAACCTGCTGCTCGCCGCCCCGATGCAGGGCGTCGACCTGGCCTCGGAGCGGCTGTTCCGAGCCATCCCCGCCAACCTGGAGCGCGACCGCGCCACGCTCGACCGCCAGCGCGAGCGGCTGGCGCGCCTCCTGCCCGAGGGCGTGGCGCGCGAGCGGGCCGCGCTCGAGCGGTACCGTGAGCGTCTGCTGCCGGCCCTGCCCGCCAACCTGGAGCGCGATCGGGTGCAGGTCGGGCACGCGCGGCAGCGGCTCGCGTCGCTGGGGCCCGGGCTCGTGCCCCGGTTCGGCCAGCAGGCGGCGCTCGCGGCCGCGCGCTTGGAGGACCTGTCGCCCCTGTCCGTCCTCGGGCGCGGCTACGCCATCGCGCGCACCCAAGAAGGCGCCGTGGCGAAGCGCGTCGAGGACGCGCCGCCTGGCTCGGCGCTCGAGGTGACGGTGTCGGACGGCGTGCTGGCGTGCCGCGTGGAGTCGGCTCGGCGCGAGGACATCGAGATGATACTATGGGAGGATGAGGACAATGGAGACCGGTGA
- a CDS encoding acetate/propionate family kinase → MNVLVINAGSSSLKYQLVNVEQHELLAKGICERVGSAEAFHKHGLDKNEEVIDAKMSDHDDAMALVLESLTSGPAKAIDSLDEIDAVGHRIVQGGKYFDRSVLIDQDVIDKIDELAELAPLHNGAALMGIHACQKHMPDVPMVAVFDTSFFQTLPPKAYMYPLPYELYEKYAIRKYGAHGTSHRYISERAAAVLDEPIEDLKLITCHLGNGCSISAIDHGVAVDTSMGLTPLDGLMMGTRCGAIDPAIVPFVMEHENLTGAEMNDLMNKKSGLLGISGISNDLRSVRDASEKGDERAMLAYDMYSNSVKKYIGQYIAVMGGVDAIVLTAGVGENCEKMRRMIFTGLQPLGIILDEEKNRQRGFEREISADSSQVKIIIIPTNEEYMIARDTYDIVHEQMRVEGTVFDEEPVLA, encoded by the coding sequence TTGAACGTTCTCGTTATCAATGCAGGATCATCTTCCTTGAAGTACCAGCTGGTGAACGTGGAGCAGCACGAGCTGCTCGCGAAGGGCATCTGCGAGCGCGTGGGCTCGGCGGAGGCCTTCCACAAGCACGGCCTCGACAAGAACGAGGAGGTCATCGACGCCAAGATGTCCGACCACGACGACGCCATGGCGCTCGTCCTGGAATCGCTCACGTCGGGCCCGGCGAAGGCCATCGACTCGCTCGACGAGATCGACGCCGTGGGGCACCGCATCGTGCAGGGCGGCAAGTACTTCGACCGCTCGGTGCTCATCGACCAGGACGTCATCGACAAGATAGACGAGCTGGCCGAGCTCGCGCCGCTGCACAACGGCGCCGCCCTCATGGGCATCCACGCCTGCCAGAAGCACATGCCGGACGTGCCCATGGTGGCCGTGTTCGACACGTCGTTCTTCCAGACGCTGCCCCCGAAGGCCTACATGTACCCGCTGCCCTACGAGCTGTACGAGAAGTACGCCATCCGCAAGTACGGCGCGCACGGCACGAGCCACCGCTACATCTCCGAGCGCGCCGCCGCCGTGCTCGACGAGCCGATAGAGGACCTCAAGCTCATCACGTGCCACCTGGGCAACGGCTGCTCCATCAGCGCCATCGACCACGGCGTGGCCGTGGACACGTCCATGGGCCTCACGCCGCTCGACGGCCTCATGATGGGCACGCGCTGCGGCGCCATCGACCCGGCCATCGTGCCCTTCGTCATGGAGCACGAGAACCTGACCGGCGCCGAGATGAACGACCTCATGAACAAGAAGTCGGGCCTGCTGGGCATCTCGGGCATCTCGAACGACCTGCGCAGCGTGCGTGACGCCTCCGAGAAGGGCGACGAGCGCGCCATGCTCGCCTACGACATGTACTCGAACTCCGTGAAGAAGTACATCGGCCAGTACATCGCCGTCATGGGCGGCGTGGACGCCATCGTGCTCACGGCCGGCGTGGGCGAGAACTGCGAGAAGATGCGCCGCATGATCTTCACCGGCCTGCAGCCGCTCGGCATCATCCTCGACGAGGAGAAGAACCGCCAGCGCGGCTTCGAGCGCGAGATATCGGCCGACTCCTCGCAGGTGAAGATCATCATCATCCCCACGAACGAGGAGTACATGATCGCGCGCGACACCTACGACATCGTCCACGAGCAGATGCGCGTGGAAGGCACCGTGTTCGACGAGGAGCCGGTGCTGGCGTAG